One Arachis hypogaea cultivar Tifrunner chromosome 2, arahy.Tifrunner.gnm2.J5K5, whole genome shotgun sequence genomic window, CCGACACACTCGCATTTCACATACGCCTCAATCATGGTATTGCAGAAATATAAATCCACATCCAAACCCACTTGAATTGCTACACAATGGATCATTTTTCCAAGAGAAGCATCAATCCTCATCGAAGATAAGGCTCTGTTCACTATTGGAAGAGTGAAAGTGTCATGGGGGACGCCCAATTTTCTCATGTTTTTGTATAATAAAAAAGCTGAATAGAACAATTCCTCGTCAACATGGTACTTCATTGCCAAATTCCACGCCATTGTGTTGGGTCCCAGATGCTCCAAGGTTGTGTTGAACGCACCAGGGACACTGGTATGCAACATTGCACTGGGACGAGTAGGATATGCATGTGATTTTGTCCAAGTTGGAAGATCATGGCATGAACTGAAGGGAGCAAGGAGATGATGGTGGTATGGGAATTTCAAGTGACGGGAGTGAAGAAAGCAAAGAGGAAGAATATGAAGAAATTTAATGGCATTGCGATGATCGTGATGAAGAAAAGAGAGAATTTTGAAGGATAGTGAATAGAACAATTGATACTTGGTTATTGCTAAAACTTTAATTGTGAAGAGTTAATTGAGAATATAACCGATATTTGACATCTCtaaatgaaaatttattaatttatttcattcaaattacattaatcatatataaaatataaccctctaattaaattaataaatttttataaatatatttgatcAGTGTTTAATTGGACATATTATTGGACATATTATGTATTATGtgtataattaatttttacattatTAATCGTTGACAGAAATTGTAAATGGAATAacgaaagattatttttttatgaacgaATTTAAAGAGCGTCTCatcttttagaaattaatttgactattaattcaTCATATATGAGTTAATAGAACAACGAGCTAAGcctcaaagtggtccctgaagtTACACTCGTGCTTCATTGTAGTccctaaaattattaattacccAAATTGATACATGAAATTAAACGCCACGACTCAGTGTTGTCCTTCCGGCACATTTCCTCCAGGTGGCGTCATCGGAAAGCTGATGTGGCTAATTTGGAGACACGCGAGCAATTATAACGGCTAGTTGAGGTGGATGAACGAATTTTAttgactcaatttggtccctaattCCCAAATCTGAAGATCAACCTCCAGtgcccttctcttctcttctggTCTCTTCCATTGGTTTCTCTACAGCATCTTGATACCCAGACGACAATGGCTAGCGTGAGTAATGCTGCTGGAAGCTCGAACAACCCACGATCGTTTGGAAGCATCATGAGAAGAATGAACAGGAACAGGGATTCGCGTTTGCCAGAATGGTGCAAATGCGGTTTGAGACCAGTGCTGCGATGGTCAATGACGGATTCTAATCCAGGGAGACCCTTCGTTGGTTGCCCAAACTACAATGtaagtggttgttgttgttgttgttgtttgctgTAATTTTGGATATAAATTTAGTTGATTCTTTTACCTTGGTGCAAACTGTAGACAAGAAGTGGTGTGGTTTGTTTATGTGGATTGATAAAATTCTTGAAGAAGATATGATCACATGTGATGGTAGAGCAAGCCCTTTAATTGACAATGAAGAATGGAAGATGAAGTTTGCCTGAAAACTTGGAAGATTAGAGTCTGAAGTTAGGGTTCTAAAAGTGGGTGGAGTTTTGGTGTTTGTATTTATGCTGCTGGTTACAGTAGCTATTCTTGTCTTAAAGTTAGATAGGCAGTTTGGCCAATTGTATCTGGGAAGAAACAAATGAATTATGCATGTTGTTGCTGTAGTTGTACCTGTCAGTTTGTTTGAAAGAAATGAAATTTTAAGTGATTGAAACTAGTGTGCTTGCATATGTTGGTATTTGGATAAACAAGATGAACTACCAATTTATTCATCCAAAATATAACCGTTGTCAATAAAATAGGAGTTGATAGTGTTTGGAAAGCATGTTAATTGCATATGAGAGTGCAAAATAAAACCAAAAATCTGTCACAGATCTCTTCAAAAAGTCATAATTCATATTTCATATTGGAGTGATTACATCCAAAATAAGGCATTATAATGCTAGAACAATAGTCACCAAAATAAGGCATTATAAAGCCAGAACAATAGTCACCAACTATATAAGAGTTTTCAAAACATAAGTGTCATAAGTTTTCAATCTCCAACACTCGAATTGTAAGCAAGAAAGCATAATAGTACATTACTTCAGCAAAACAGACAACTAAAGACACCCTACTGTCCCCAAATATAAAAAACTAAGTCAGTAATTCTTGGTTCTGGGTGGCTTGAATCCTGGATTAGGCACAAATCGCATTGCTGGTAGATTCGTTGCTGTTTCAGTGCTTGCAGGCTAACTGCTTGTTGGGAGAGTGCTTGCAGATGGAGTACTTgcagatggaggagatggagtgcTTGCAGATGGGGTGCTGGTTGGTTGGGTGGTAGCAGTGGGTGTGGACAACTTTCTCTTAGGAGGCAGTTTGGATGGCCGAACAGGAGGTGGTTGCACCTATGtataaaacaccaaaaatttaatgtgactaaaaaaaattaatgtatgaCCATAATACATGTATATATATGGGTAAATAATATTACCCACCTGTTGCGAGTCATCAGTTTCTGACATAATAGGCTGACTAAGATCAAGCTGAATCTCAACCTGATCCTGTGTCACAGCTGGGGCATCACCACCATTTACAACAGCAGTTGGAGCAGAATTATTGACCTCACCTCCATTAGCATCAGAATTAGCAGTAGCAGCCGCCGCCGCCACAGCAGCTGATTCTTCATCAACAACCCTCTTATGACAGTTCCTCTTTGTGTGACCAGATTCACCACAATAGCGACAATATCCTTTTTTATGAACTCTCTTCActgaggtcttctgcttcttgcctTTACTTGGCTCCTCATCAGcatcctttcttcttttcttcttgattgGTTCTGGCTTCTTCTTGAACTTTGGTGCTTGAGGTCTATTATAAGGTGATTTCTCCCACAGTGCCTGGCTAGGAATTGGATTTATATGGAAGCCATAGGTGTTGTTGTATGCTTCCATGGTCAACCAACTATGACAGAATTCATCTGGCCTTCTACCAGCCCTGGCCAAAGCGGCACATGAATGCACACATGGAATCCCTAAATAGAACATCACAGCCATACATAAACAAAATTCGAACTGTaaatcgaaaataaaaaaattaaaaaatatgtataaaaaaatcaTACCACTTAGTTGCCAAAAATCACAGGTGCATGATCTCTTGCCTAAGTCCACAGCCATATTTGTAGGCCACCCATGAACTTCAAATATTTCGTAATCTGCATCACCAGACCACATGGgaactcattttttttattcctttcttatcttttccaaccTACTTCTCTGTATTGGAGGTAGAATTCCGTCATTGTTCCTCAACTTCACCTTGTTCCTGGCTATAGATCTCATGATGTACATCCTGACCTCCTCCAACAGTGTGATAATAGGCTTGGCTCTAGGGTCCTTGATCCGTGAGTTAAAAACCTCACATGCATTATTGCAGATATTGTCCATTTTTGGTGCAATGCTGAAGAATGCCCTGCTCCATGAATTCTTTGGCCATTTGCATAGATAAGTCCAAGCATCCTTATTTAGCTTTTCCAATTTTTTCATCCCTTCCACAAATCCCTCTTGAGTCGTAGACCTTGCACACTCCCAAAGCAAACCTCTAAGCTGATTATCCTTCCACTGTTTGTTGAAGTTCCTCCATAAATGCCATACACAGAATTTGTGATGGACATTTGGGAACACATCctgaattgcatgaattaaacccTGCAAATCCAACAAGCCAGTCACAAAGTTTCAAATCGAGCCTTAAAAAGGTCCCTAATGTTATTTTAATAAACTCATAGTGGTCCCTAAAGTTATGTAAGTGACATCAACTTGGTCCTTAATTTAGCTGAGTACACAGATACTACCCCCTATAATGCAAC contains:
- the LOC112726292 gene encoding uncharacterized protein, which gives rise to MRTVCKGEECGWVLYASLDSEGNCWQIKTFMDDHTCPRETKNRLANKKWLGCKLVRKLRKYPNLRHCVAAQYFKSKCDLDLNKSSLTRALGDARAIVYGDAAAQYGMVRDYGLTLLKTNPGSTVSIGVTPHPNPDKDPTFDRMYICLDGFKRGFKAGCRPLIGLDGAFLKTKHGGQILSVIGQDVNNHIYVIAYAIVSIENTENWRWFLELLHQDLGDYKQHGWCFISEMQKGLIHAIQDVFPNVHHKFCVWHLWRNFNKQWKDNQLRGLLWECARSTTQEGFVEGMKKLEKLNKDAWTYLCKWPKNSWSRAFFSIAPKMDNICNNACEVFNSRIKDPRAKPIITLLEEVRMYIMRSIARNKVKLRNNDGILPPIQRNYEIFEVHGWPTNMAVDLGKRSCTCDFWQLSGIPCVHSCAALARAGRRPDEFCHSWLTMEAYNNTYGFHINPIPSQALWEKSPYNRPQAPKFKKKPEPIKKKRRKDADEEPSKGKKQKTSVKRVHKKGYCRYCGESGHTKRNCHKRVVDEESAAVAAAAATANSDANGGEVNNSAPTAVVNGGDAPAVTQDQVEIQLDLSQPIMSETDDSQQVQPPPVRPSKLPPKRKLSTPTATTQPTSTPSASTPSPPSASTPSASTLPTSS